A region from the Engraulis encrasicolus isolate BLACKSEA-1 chromosome 18, IST_EnEncr_1.0, whole genome shotgun sequence genome encodes:
- the LOC134468337 gene encoding organic cation/carnitine transporter 2-like yields MKDYEEAIEFLGVWGPFQRLTFIVLSLNVIPNGYLPLSMVFLGDISPHHCRVPFLNSSYGGLGYNLSIPTEELKGEIILSRCRRYTEKKDSYSAYSNDTEGCVDGWVFSKERYVSTIVTEWNLVCDDAWKAPFPATAFFFGELVSSFVSGILSDRYGRKITFFSAKVLQILLGFLLAVSTSWEMFCVLYFALGVASSSLYCTGFVLGAEILIKSARETFGSMGFALFFGIGYAIMPVLSYFNRDWRTLQIVLSVVVVFIFTPLFWYIPESPRWLITQGRLNEAEAIIRAAAKRNGITSPEKIFQLEHIADTKESENESNNQKKYTWLDLIKTANVRNITVLNIIIWLAISVGFYGLSLNFSNMDGDLYRNNLLSASMDILGNVFVWFAIHYAPHRVVLPFSLLVEGALLLLILFVPQELSGVTITLALIGRLVVAGAFAFAFVYATELFPTVIRNMGLSAASAAARIGSAVSPYVAHTSTYNKTLPFILMGTLSIFSGGLSLLLPETKDEKLPELISQVKPLQCCCLKIRFDERNIEDGHVDTATQTTGREADVKI; encoded by the exons ATGAAGGATTATGAGGAAGCCATTGAGTTTTTAGGGGTGTGGGGTCCTTTTCAAAGACTTACATTCATTGTCTTGAGTCTAAATGTCATTCCCAATGGATACTTGCCCTTATCGATGGTCTTCCTGGGAGACATTTCTCCTCATCACTGCAGGGTCCCATTCCTGAACAGCAGCTATGGAGGACTGGGCTACAATCTGTCCATCCCGACTGAGGAGCTGAAAGGAGAGATCATCCTGAGTCGCTGCAGACGCTACACTGAAAAGAAAGACTCTTACTCTGCCTACAGCAATGACACAGAGGGCTGTGTGGATGGCTGGGTGTTCAGCAAGGAGAGATATGTGTCTACTATTGTCACTGAG TGGAATCTGGTGTGTGATGATGCATGGAAGGCACCCTTTCCAGCCACAGCATTCTTTTTTGGAGAGCTGGTTTCATCTTTTGTTTCAGGGATTTTGTCAGACAG GTATGGAAGGAAGATCACTTTCTTCTCTGCAAAGGTCCTGCAGATTCTCCTAGGCTTTCTTCTGGCAGTCTCTACCAGCTGGGAAATGTTCTGTGTGCTTTACTTTGCTCTAGGAGTAGCGAGCTCCTCCCTTTACTGCACTGGCTTTGTACTTG GCGCTGAGATACTCATTAAATCAGCTCGTGAGACATTTGGAAGCATGGGATTCGCTCTGTTCTTTGGTATTGGGTACGCCATCATGCCAGTCCTATCATACTTCAATAGAGATTGGAGGACACTTCAGATTGTACTGTCTGTTGTTGTGGTGTTTATATTCACCCCACTCTTTTG GTACATCCCAGAGTCCCCCCGCTGGCTCATCACCCAGGGACGGTTAAATGAAGCAGAGGCCATCATTCGAGCTGCTGCCAAGAGGAACGGCATCACTTCCCCAGAGAAAATCTTCCAGCTGGAGCACATTGCAGACACTAAG GAAAGTGAAAACGAATCCAATAATCAGAAGAAGTACACTTGGCTGGATCTCATAAAAACAGCAAATGTGAGGAACATCACAGTATTAAACATCATTATCTG GCTGGCCATATCCGTGGGATTTTATGGCCTGTCCCTTAACTTCTCCAATATGGACGGGGATCTGTATAGAAACAACCTCTTGTCTGCCTCTATGGATATCCTTGGAAATGTCTTTGTGTGGTTTGCCATACATTACGCTCCACATCGGGTTGTTCTGCCATTCTCTCTTCTTGTTGAAGGGGCCTTGCTGCTGCTCATCCTATTTGTACCACAAG AGCTcagtggagtgaccatcacatTGGCTTTGATAGGAAGACTGGTTGTGGCAGGGGCCTTTGCATTTGCTTTCGTCTATGCCACGGAACTCTTCCCCACTGTGATACGCAATATGGGATTGAGTGCTGCCTCCGCAGCTGCCAGAATTGGAAGTGCTGTCTCACCATATGTAGCACATACTA GCACATATAACAAGACACTACCTTTTATTCTGATGGGCACACTCTCTATATTCTCTGGTGGTCTGAGCCTTTTGCTACCAGAGACAAAAGATGAAAAACTCCCAGAGCTTATCAGCCAAGTCAAACCACTCCAGTG TTGTTGCCTCAAGATAAGGTTTGATGAGAGAAACATAGAGGATGGACATGTGGACACGGCAACACAAACAACAGGAAGAGAGGCTGACGTCAAAATTTGA
- the LOC134468737 gene encoding uncharacterized protein LOC134468737 gives MLSTQPCLTMREAGLRVQPNLNRYTVAGIVQTFQRENRTERLPVGGGRERLLSPEQETEIVNMVLQNNAITLRQLRRNIIENNYVFQNVPSVSISTVDRVLRKHQLRMKQIYRVPFSRNSDRVKELRHNYVQRILDMEVAAQEHKLIFIDEAGLNLAKHRRRGRNYIGQRAIIEEPGQRGGNITMCAAIGINGVIHQHANLGPYTVILHSS, from the exons ATGTTATCAACCCAACCATGTCTAACCATGAGAGAGGCTGGACTCAGAGTCCAACCTAATTTGAACAGGTACACAGTGGCAGGAATTGTTCAAACCTTCCAAAGGGAAAATAG GACTGAAAGATTGCCAGTAGGAGGTGGCCGGGAGCGTCTTCTGTCCCCTGAGCAGGAGACAGAAATTGTCAACATGGTGCTGCAAAATAATGCCATTACTCTACGGCAACTGCGGAGGAACATAATTGAAAACAATTATGTTTTTCAAAATGTCCCAAGTGTGAGCATTTCTACTGTGGACCGGGTGCTGCGCAAACACCAACTGCGGATGAAGCAAATCTACAGAGTTCCCTTCTCCCGCAACTCTGACAGGGTGAAGGAACTGAGACACAACTATGTGCAA AGAATCCTTGATATGGAGGTGGCTGCCCAGGAGCACAAATTAATTTTCATTGATGAGGCCGGCTTAAATTTGGCCAAACATCGGAGGAGAGGCAGGAATTACATCGGCCAACGGGCCATCATTGAGGAACCAGGGCAACGTGGTGGCAACATCACTATGTGCGCCGCAATTGGCATCAATGGTGTTATCCACCAACATGCCAACCTGGGCCCATATACTGTAATACTGCACTCCTCCTAA